The following proteins are co-located in the Nitrospirota bacterium genome:
- the cobA gene encoding uroporphyrinogen-III C-methyltransferase, with the protein MPNPDDAGASPGMVYLIGAGPGDPGLLTVRGRECLRRAHVVVYDYLVHPAVLAEAAPGAEIVDAGKRKGAQRFTQEAINALLIARARQGRVVARLKGGDPFVFGRGGEEALALAEAGVPFEVVPGVSSVVAVPAYAGIPLTHRGAATTVVITTGHEDAGRGESAIPWEDLALTSGTLVFVMGMTHLAEIADRLLERGRPPDTPVAVIRWGTYPRQQTVIGRLDTIERDAARLDLQPPGLIVVGEVVRLRERLNWFERRPLFGRTVIVTRAEAQAADLVARLLEAGADVIEAPAIRIAPPESWEEVDAAIARLGRYRWLILTSANAVAAFFDRVLARGADARALGGMRVCAIGEKTAAAIGRYGIVPDRVADESTGEGVVSSLADEALAGAAILLPRAKVAREVIVDALTSRGAKVDVVTVYETRLVDQLPDRVRESLRRQPGAIVTFTSPSTVAGFMDALGDDAALMSRAVVACLGPPTAERARQRGLAVAIQPQRQTMDALVQAMITHVTTNRREP; encoded by the coding sequence ATGCCGAATCCGGATGACGCCGGCGCCAGCCCGGGAATGGTGTACCTGATTGGCGCGGGTCCCGGAGATCCGGGACTCCTCACCGTGCGCGGGCGTGAGTGTTTGCGGCGTGCCCACGTCGTGGTCTACGATTATTTGGTTCACCCCGCCGTGCTGGCGGAAGCCGCGCCGGGGGCGGAGATCGTGGACGCGGGCAAGCGCAAAGGCGCCCAGCGGTTTACCCAAGAGGCGATCAACGCCCTGTTGATCGCCCGGGCTCGACAGGGTAGGGTGGTGGCGCGACTCAAAGGGGGTGACCCGTTCGTGTTCGGACGCGGGGGGGAAGAGGCGCTGGCGCTGGCCGAGGCAGGGGTGCCGTTCGAGGTGGTGCCGGGCGTGTCGTCGGTGGTGGCGGTGCCCGCCTACGCCGGGATTCCGTTGACGCACCGGGGGGCGGCCACCACCGTGGTCATCACCACCGGCCATGAAGACGCGGGTAGGGGTGAATCAGCCATCCCTTGGGAGGACCTCGCGCTTACCAGCGGAACCTTGGTATTCGTCATGGGGATGACCCACCTGGCCGAGATCGCTGACCGGTTGCTGGAGCGGGGACGGCCGCCGGATACCCCCGTGGCGGTGATCCGCTGGGGCACGTATCCCCGGCAGCAGACCGTCATCGGTCGACTGGACACGATCGAACGCGACGCGGCGCGACTGGATCTTCAGCCCCCGGGATTGATCGTGGTGGGCGAGGTGGTGCGGCTGCGCGAGCGCCTCAACTGGTTTGAGCGCCGCCCGCTGTTCGGCCGCACGGTGATCGTGACGAGGGCCGAAGCACAAGCCGCGGATCTCGTCGCGCGGCTGCTGGAGGCCGGCGCGGACGTGATCGAGGCGCCCGCGATCCGCATCGCCCCGCCCGAGTCATGGGAGGAGGTCGACGCCGCGATCGCACGCCTAGGCCGCTATCGCTGGCTGATCCTGACCAGCGCCAACGCGGTGGCGGCGTTTTTCGACCGCGTGTTGGCGCGGGGCGCGGATGCGAGGGCGTTGGGCGGCATGCGGGTGTGTGCGATTGGGGAGAAGACGGCCGCTGCGATTGGGCGCTACGGCATCGTCCCCGACCGCGTCGCCGACGAATCCACGGGCGAAGGCGTGGTCTCGTCGTTGGCCGACGAAGCCTTAGCCGGCGCGGCGATCTTGCTCCCGCGGGCCAAAGTCGCCCGTGAAGTGATCGTGGACGCGCTCACCTCGCGGGGAGCGAAAGTGGATGTTGTCACGGTCTACGAGACCCGGTTGGTCGATCAACTACCGGATCGGGTTCGAGAATCGCTGCGACGGCAACCCGGCGCCATCGTGACGTTCACGAGTCCGTCAACGGTCGCGGGGTTCATGGACGCGCTCGGGGACGACGCCGCGCTGATGAGCCGCGCGGTGGTCGCGTGTCTGGGGCCGCCCACGGCCGAGCGGGCGCGTCAACGTGGACTGGCGGTGGCGATCCAGCCCCAACGCCAAACCATGGACGCGCTCGTGCAGGCGATGATCACCCACGTGACCACGAATCGGAGGGAGCCATGA
- a CDS encoding bifunctional riboflavin kinase/FAD synthetase, producing MTTVLRRLPDQPIRTPVVAIGNFDGVHRGHQAIITEAVRRARDIDGTSVVLTFDPHPVSVLHPEASHSLLTTTDQKLALLEALGVDVVLVLPFTLEFARRSAEQFVREDLGERLGAREVFVGRNFKFGKGREGRAEDLERLGASLGMRVVVRAPVLVGDTMVSSSAIRGLLREGRVEDAETLLGRPYAAEGVVRPGDGRGRALGYPTANLSPGIQMLPKIGIYAALIDDLSSGDRDLEGVVYVGSQPTFGPHPLQVEVHLFGPETARYDHRLRIAFLRWIRGEERFADSHALIAQIGRDVAAARAALAARGGRP from the coding sequence ATGACCACGGTTCTTCGGCGACTTCCGGATCAGCCGATCCGCACCCCCGTGGTGGCGATCGGGAACTTCGACGGGGTGCACCGCGGGCACCAGGCGATCATCACCGAGGCCGTGCGCCGCGCCAGGGATATCGACGGAACCAGCGTGGTGTTGACGTTCGATCCCCATCCGGTCAGCGTCCTGCACCCCGAGGCCTCGCACTCCCTGCTGACCACGACGGATCAGAAGCTGGCGCTGCTGGAGGCGTTGGGCGTCGACGTGGTGCTCGTCCTCCCGTTCACGCTGGAGTTCGCGCGGCGGAGCGCCGAGCAGTTCGTCCGAGAGGACCTTGGGGAGCGGCTTGGGGCGCGCGAAGTCTTCGTGGGTCGGAACTTCAAGTTCGGAAAGGGGCGCGAAGGGCGCGCGGAGGACCTGGAGCGCCTCGGCGCGTCGCTGGGAATGCGGGTCGTGGTCCGCGCGCCGGTCTTGGTGGGAGACACGATGGTGAGTTCGTCCGCGATCCGCGGGTTGCTTCGCGAGGGACGGGTGGAAGATGCCGAAACATTGCTGGGCCGCCCGTATGCGGCGGAGGGGGTCGTGAGGCCGGGCGACGGTCGCGGCCGCGCGCTGGGCTATCCCACCGCCAACCTCAGCCCCGGGATCCAGATGTTGCCGAAAATCGGGATCTACGCGGCGCTGATCGACGACCTGTCTTCGGGTGATCGGGATTTGGAGGGAGTGGTCTACGTCGGTTCGCAGCCCACGTTTGGACCCCACCCGCTCCAAGTCGAGGTGCACCTGTTCGGGCCGGAGACCGCCAGATACGACCATCGCCTGCGCATCGCGTTTTTGCGATGGATCCGAGGCGAAGAGCGGTTCGCCGACTCGCACGCGCTGATCGCCCAGATCGGTCGTGACGTCGCGGCGGCGCGAGCGGCCCTGGCCGCGCGGGGCGGGCGGCCGTGA
- the hemB gene encoding porphobilinogen synthase: protein MSFPIDRPRRLRRREVLRRMVRETSLRADNLIYPLFVVPGSGVSREVASMPGVFQRSVDLLVKDAHEVAALGVPAVLLFGIPTTKDAVGSEASSDDGVVPRAVRALKEQVPELAVITDVCLCEYTDHGHCGIVEDGHVVNDATLDRLVAEALAHARAGADMVAPSDMMDGRVGAIRRGLDAAGHSEVVILSYAAKFASGFYGPFRDAAQSTPRFGDRRGYQMDPANGDEAVREAGLDLEEGADIVMVKPAMPYLDVIRRVKDTFRRPVAAYQVSGEYAMLKAAARAGWLEEQRVAVESLTAIRRAGADLIVTYYAKEAARWMRDHGGVLP from the coding sequence ATGAGTTTCCCCATTGATCGTCCCCGGAGGCTGCGGCGTCGCGAGGTGCTGCGGCGGATGGTGCGCGAGACGAGCCTGCGCGCGGATAATTTGATCTATCCGTTGTTCGTCGTGCCCGGTTCAGGGGTGTCGCGCGAGGTCGCCTCCATGCCCGGGGTCTTCCAACGTTCGGTCGACCTGCTGGTCAAAGACGCGCACGAAGTGGCGGCGTTGGGAGTTCCGGCCGTCTTGTTGTTCGGGATCCCCACCACGAAGGACGCGGTGGGTTCAGAGGCGTCGAGCGACGACGGCGTGGTGCCTCGCGCGGTGCGCGCACTCAAGGAACAGGTGCCGGAGCTTGCAGTGATCACCGACGTGTGCCTGTGCGAGTATACCGACCACGGGCACTGCGGGATCGTGGAAGACGGACATGTCGTGAACGACGCCACGCTGGACCGTCTGGTGGCGGAGGCGCTCGCGCACGCGCGGGCCGGGGCGGACATGGTGGCCCCGTCCGATATGATGGACGGCCGCGTGGGAGCGATCCGTCGGGGACTGGACGCGGCGGGCCACTCCGAGGTGGTGATTCTGTCGTACGCCGCCAAGTTCGCGTCCGGATTTTACGGACCGTTTCGCGACGCCGCGCAATCCACCCCGCGGTTCGGCGATCGCCGCGGCTATCAGATGGATCCCGCCAACGGGGACGAAGCCGTGCGCGAGGCAGGGCTTGACTTGGAGGAGGGCGCGGACATAGTCATGGTCAAACCCGCCATGCCGTATCTGGACGTTATCCGCCGCGTCAAGGATACCTTCCGTCGTCCGGTGGCGGCCTACCAGGTCAGCGGGGAGTACGCCATGCTCAAAGCCGCGGCGCGGGCGGGCTGGCTGGAGGAACAGCGGGTGGCGGTTGAGTCGTTGACCGCGATCCGGCGCGCCGGCGCCGATCTCATCGTCACCTATTACGCGAAAGAGGCGGCGCGATGGATGCGAGACCACGGCGGCGTCCTGCCGTGA
- the tilS gene encoding tRNA lysidine(34) synthetase TilS, whose translation MTTHAAIRRGTQGAIVDRVRDALTRLGPVARGETVVAGVSGGPDSLTLLHVLHRLSSEQGFVLHAAHYDHGLRGERSAAEARVVAAIGEQWGVPCTVETAATGDIDARGRGLQAAARLARYAFFDRVADVVGARWIATAHTADDQAETVLMRWVRGAGTTALAGIPAVRGRVIRPLLEISRAEVEAYVAECGVTPVRDPSNDDPKFLRARVRREVMPALRALNPRAVHAMARSAALLADDAAWLDAAARAACDRVRVESGPEWVDLDKRPLGDLPMAIRRRVIRFAVAGLGVAMDHFSAERIDAAAHGCAERTSGRLTLGLGLRIEFASNRVRLTREIERAPALPVVLAREGEYRLSAWGVVVRVRRTEAFLRNRPFGRWEAAFDSDRLPGMLSVRSRRPGDYVFPEGMRGRRRVQDLLVDERVPSWRRAAIPVLTAGDAVVWVVGFRRDRRYHPKPGGPAIEVEVASVGVPGQKEARP comes from the coding sequence GTGACCACCCACGCCGCCATCCGACGCGGGACGCAGGGTGCGATCGTGGACCGCGTGCGCGACGCATTGACTCGTCTGGGTCCGGTGGCGCGCGGGGAGACCGTGGTCGCCGGCGTGTCCGGGGGGCCGGACTCGCTGACGCTGCTCCACGTGCTTCACCGGCTGTCGAGCGAGCAAGGATTCGTTCTGCACGCGGCGCATTATGATCACGGCCTACGAGGCGAGCGATCGGCTGCGGAGGCTCGGGTCGTGGCCGCAATCGGCGAGCAATGGGGAGTCCCCTGCACCGTGGAGACGGCGGCGACCGGCGATATCGACGCACGCGGACGCGGCCTACAGGCGGCTGCTCGGCTCGCGCGGTACGCGTTTTTCGACCGCGTGGCCGATGTGGTAGGTGCGCGCTGGATCGCCACCGCGCACACCGCGGATGATCAGGCCGAAACCGTGCTGATGCGCTGGGTGCGTGGTGCCGGGACGACCGCGCTGGCGGGAATCCCCGCGGTCCGGGGACGCGTGATCCGGCCGCTGCTCGAGATCTCCCGGGCCGAGGTCGAGGCCTACGTCGCTGAATGTGGCGTCACCCCGGTGCGGGATCCCTCCAACGACGACCCCAAATTTCTCCGCGCGCGGGTTCGCCGCGAGGTGATGCCCGCCCTGCGGGCACTCAACCCCCGCGCCGTGCACGCGATGGCTCGAAGCGCGGCGCTGCTGGCGGACGACGCCGCGTGGCTCGACGCCGCGGCGCGCGCGGCGTGTGATCGGGTCCGGGTTGAATCGGGTCCGGAGTGGGTGGATCTGGACAAACGGCCGCTGGGCGATCTCCCGATGGCGATTCGACGTCGGGTGATTCGATTCGCCGTGGCCGGGCTCGGCGTCGCAATGGACCATTTCTCCGCCGAGCGGATCGACGCGGCGGCGCACGGGTGCGCCGAGCGGACGTCCGGACGACTCACTCTGGGCCTGGGTCTGCGGATCGAGTTCGCCTCCAACCGCGTGCGTCTGACCCGCGAAATCGAGCGGGCTCCGGCACTCCCGGTGGTCTTGGCACGCGAAGGCGAGTACCGGCTCTCGGCGTGGGGAGTAGTGGTCCGCGTTCGACGCACCGAAGCGTTCCTGCGCAACCGGCCCTTCGGACGCTGGGAAGCGGCGTTCGACAGCGACCGCCTTCCTGGTATGCTAAGTGTGCGGAGTCGGCGTCCCGGCGACTACGTGTTTCCCGAGGGCATGAGGGGCCGCAGGCGCGTGCAGGATCTCTTGGTTGATGAACGAGTGCCGAGTTGGCGCCGGGCCGCGATCCCGGTCCTGACGGCAGGGGATGCCGTGGTGTGGGTGGTGGGATTTCGCCGTGACCGTCGGTATCACCCGAAACCGGGAGGACCGGCGATCGAGGTGGAAGTCGCGAGCGTAGGGGTTCCGGGGCAAAAGGAAGCCAGACCGTGA
- the hemC gene encoding hydroxymethylbilane synthase, with product MAASSTRLTIGTRGSVLARWQAEWVKTRLQAAHPGLDVALAIIKTTGDKILDAPLSTVGGKGLFVKEIEEALLSGIVDLAVHSMKDVPTVLPDPLHLAAIPPREDPYDALISRSGLPLAKLPAGATIGTSSLRRQAQLLAYRHDFTIASLRGNLDTRLRKVADGADGAMDAIVLATAGLRRLGWETRITEILAPTVCLPAIGQGALGIECRRSDGRVNRLVAVLDHPDTRACVEAERAFLARLEGGCQVPIAAHATLAGDRLTLQGLIAGVRGERVLRDEIAGAAGQGPTLGRELAERLLGRGGDAVLRAIYAESG from the coding sequence ATGGCCGCGTCCTCCACCCGTCTGACCATCGGCACGCGAGGCAGCGTGCTGGCGCGCTGGCAGGCCGAATGGGTGAAAACCCGACTCCAAGCCGCGCATCCCGGCCTCGACGTCGCGCTGGCGATCATCAAGACCACGGGCGACAAGATTCTGGACGCGCCGTTGTCCACCGTGGGCGGCAAGGGCCTGTTCGTCAAAGAGATCGAGGAAGCTCTGCTGAGCGGCATCGTGGATCTGGCAGTCCACAGCATGAAGGACGTGCCCACGGTCTTGCCCGACCCGCTCCATCTGGCCGCGATCCCGCCGCGTGAAGATCCCTACGATGCGTTGATCAGCCGGAGCGGTCTGCCCCTGGCGAAACTGCCCGCGGGCGCCACCATCGGCACCAGCAGCTTACGACGCCAGGCGCAGTTGTTGGCCTATCGACACGATTTCACCATTGCGAGCCTGCGGGGCAATCTCGATACGCGGCTGCGTAAGGTGGCCGACGGGGCGGACGGGGCGATGGACGCGATCGTGCTGGCGACCGCGGGACTCCGACGGCTGGGCTGGGAGACGCGGATCACGGAAATCCTCGCCCCGACCGTGTGCCTGCCGGCGATCGGACAAGGCGCGTTGGGTATCGAGTGTCGGCGCAGCGACGGGCGAGTCAACAGGCTGGTGGCGGTGCTGGACCACCCCGACACCCGCGCATGCGTGGAGGCGGAGCGGGCGTTCTTGGCGCGCCTCGAAGGCGGGTGCCAGGTCCCGATCGCGGCCCACGCCACGCTCGCCGGCGACCGGTTGACGCTGCAAGGGCTCATCGCGGGCGTGCGGGGCGAGCGCGTGTTGCGGGACGAGATCGCCGGAGCCGCCGGGCAGGGGCCGACGTTGGGACGCGAGCTGGCCGAGCGACTGTTGGGACGAGGGGGCGACGCCGTGCTGCGGGCGATCTATGCCGAATCCGGATGA
- the hemA gene encoding glutamyl-tRNA reductase has product MNIIVVGLSHRTAPVEVRERYALPESEWAGALDRLRSCQGVAEGVVLSTCNRVEVCAAVRDTDAGFEGATRFFGSYHADGREAPAPHLYYYASAEAIRHVFRVAASLDSMVLGEPQILGQVKDAFDAALAHKATGVVLNKLFNKAISVAKRIRTETRVAESAVSVSSAAVELARKIFRSLDETRVLVMGSGEMAELAAKSLVSHGAERIVIAARNQAKADALAREYSAQAVAREGFMDELVRADIVICSTGASHYLLDARQMADVARRRKGRPLFLIDLAVPRNIDPAVNEVEDVFLYNIDDLNSVVEANRREREKEAVKAEAIIEEELAHMVKWLRSLEVTPTIVDLRQQVERLRQAEVERAMARYKNGSEQDLRAALDGVTSALVNKLLHAPLVVLKDEATQTHGALYVDIVRRLFHLDEKPSRSADDSVRGGEPQADRSEPRGT; this is encoded by the coding sequence GTGAACATCATCGTCGTCGGGTTGAGTCACCGCACCGCGCCGGTTGAGGTGCGCGAACGGTACGCGCTCCCGGAGTCCGAGTGGGCGGGCGCGCTCGACCGCCTGCGGTCCTGCCAAGGCGTGGCGGAAGGCGTGGTTCTCTCGACCTGCAACCGCGTGGAAGTGTGCGCCGCGGTGCGGGACACCGACGCCGGGTTCGAGGGCGCGACCCGCTTCTTCGGCTCCTACCACGCGGATGGCCGCGAGGCGCCGGCCCCTCATCTCTATTACTACGCGTCGGCCGAGGCCATCCGGCACGTGTTCCGCGTGGCGGCGAGCCTCGACTCCATGGTCCTGGGCGAGCCCCAGATCCTGGGCCAGGTCAAGGACGCGTTCGACGCCGCGCTGGCGCACAAGGCCACCGGCGTGGTGCTCAACAAACTCTTCAACAAGGCGATCTCGGTCGCCAAACGGATCCGCACCGAGACCCGCGTGGCGGAGAGCGCGGTCTCGGTCAGTTCCGCGGCAGTTGAACTGGCGCGCAAGATCTTCCGGAGCCTCGATGAGACCCGCGTGTTGGTGATGGGGTCCGGGGAAATGGCGGAACTGGCGGCCAAGAGTCTCGTGTCGCACGGCGCGGAGCGAATCGTGATTGCCGCCCGAAATCAGGCCAAGGCCGACGCGTTGGCGCGTGAATACTCGGCCCAGGCCGTTGCCCGCGAAGGCTTCATGGACGAACTGGTCCGAGCCGACATCGTGATCTGCTCCACGGGCGCGAGTCACTACCTCCTCGACGCGAGGCAAATGGCCGACGTGGCCCGGCGTCGCAAAGGCCGCCCCCTGTTCCTGATCGACCTCGCCGTGCCGCGCAACATCGACCCGGCCGTGAACGAGGTGGAAGACGTCTTTTTGTACAACATCGACGACCTCAACTCGGTGGTCGAGGCCAACCGCCGCGAACGGGAAAAGGAGGCGGTGAAGGCGGAAGCGATCATTGAGGAAGAACTCGCTCACATGGTGAAGTGGCTCAGATCGCTCGAGGTCACCCCCACGATCGTTGATCTCCGTCAACAAGTCGAGCGCCTTCGGCAGGCCGAGGTCGAGCGCGCGATGGCCCGCTACAAAAACGGGTCCGAACAGGACCTGCGGGCCGCGCTCGATGGCGTGACCTCAGCGCTCGTCAACAAGCTGTTGCACGCTCCGTTGGTGGTGCTCAAGGACGAGGCGACCCAAACCCACGGTGCGCTGTACGTGGACATTGTGCGGCGACTGTTTCATCTGGATGAGAAGCCGTCACGGTCGGCTGATGACTCCGTGCGCGGCGGAGAGCCGCAGGCCGACCGTTCTGAACCGCGCGGCACGTGA